AAGCCCGTGGTTTATTTTCAGTGGAACAGTATTTCAGTATTTCAGTATTTCAGTGTGTCGGAAAGCCGTAAATGTATGATTAAGTTTAATTTAGAACCTAAAGCGCCGAATTAAAAAAGCAAGGCGTTATGTGTTGATTTGGGATGAAAGGAGCAGGCACGAAAGACCGTGATGCTCACGGAATTTCCCCCCAAAAAAAAGAAAAAGCCGGGAATGCCACGGCGTTCAGTGATCCGGTTCGGATGCAGGTTTGGACTTTTTGCTGAGCTGCAGCAGGTCCCATTTATTGCCGTAAAGATCCCGGAAAACCACAACGGTACCGTAGGCTTCCCTTCGTGGTTCTTCGAGAAAAACGACCCCTTTTGATTTCATGCAGGTGTAGTCGCGCCAGAAATCGTTGGTTTCCAGAAACAGAAAAACGCGGCCGCCGGACTGATTCCCGATGGCCTTTTTTTGTTCCCCGGTTGAGGCCTGTGCAAGCAGCAGTTTCGTGCCGGTTGAATGCGGCGGCGCGACCTGAACCCATCGTTTGCCCCCTCCCAAATCTGTGTCCTCAATAAGGGTAAACAAAAGTTTTTTGGTATAAAAAGCTATCGCATCATCATAGTTTTCTACAACAAGGGCAACACTGCCAATTAGCTGCTGAGCGGATTGCGTCATATCAGGGTATGAGGGTTAGCGGATGCTGACGAAACAGCACGAAATCATGGCAGGCGAACTCATTTTTATTCAAAAGAGCTTTACCGCGCGGGCAGGTCACACAAACTGCCCGCGCAGTAGTAACCCGGATTAGCGGTTGTTCGTGAATGTTTCGCGTTTAGGCCCAACGCCCGTTATCGTGAGGCTGCGCCACTCCCGCGGCAGGGGCGTATCGAGCTGCATAATGCCCGTATCTGTCATTTCAAGGCCGCCAAACCCGGAAAGTACGGTCTGAAGCATACCCCCGGCGCCGGTTGCGAAGTACGGATTCGTGCCGCCCGCATCTTCCGCGATTACGCCAAAGGGCGGGAGCTCGTTGGGCCGGTAGGCGCGGTGAAAGAGCTCGTAAGCACGGCGCTCTTCACCAAGACGCGCATAGAGCGTCGCAAACACGGAATGCGTCATCGCCGGACCGTCTCCAACTCGCGGGATGTAGTACTCGAGATCCTTGCGGATCTGATCAGGATCGCGGATGATATCGAGCGGGAAAGAGAGCAGGTTCACATCCGCCTGTTTGATCAGCTCGCCTTCGTAGGTCGCATGTTCGCGGGTCGTGCCGTCGGGGAACTGCAGGATGGGGAGGCCGTTGGCAATTTCCATCCATTTCGGATCGGGGGTTTCGCCGAGCAGCTCCGCAGCCTGCGTCGCAAAGCGCAGCGCGCTGATGGCCGCACCGTTGGTGAAGGCGTTGTCGTCCACGTTCTCGGCCCACTCATCGGCGGCCATCACGTTGATAATGTGGAAGGCGCCGTTTTCGCCCTCATCCACGCGGCTGACCCAAAACTCGGCCACTTCCCGGAGCAGCGGCCAGCCCATTTCCCGCAGGAAGTCCATATCCTGGGTTACGCGGAAGTAGTTCCAGAACGCAATGCCAACAACCGCGGTGATGTGGTGCTGAAACGGTCCCGAGAGCGCCCAGACCGGCGTCGCTTCTTCGCCGGTATCGTTCGATTCCCAGGGGAACATCACCCCGCGAAAGCCGTTCATGAAGGCTTTTTGCCGGGCGGCCTCCATGCGCTCAAAACGGTAGCGGATCAGCGATTTCGCGATTTCGGGCTGTAGCATGAGCAGGGGCGGATACATCCATAGCTCGGTATCCCAGAAAACGTGACCGTTGTAGCCAAGTCCGGAGAGGCCCATGGGCGACAGGCTGTAGGCCGTGCCTTCCCGCGCAAAGCTGTACAGATGATACAGGGCAGAGCGCACATCAATTTGATCACGAAGGTTGCCTTCAATGATGATGTCGCTTTCCCACAGCCGCTCCCACTCGCGCTCGTGCCGGGTGATCAGGCGGTCGCGGCCTTCGAGCATGGCGAACAGGCTAAGGCGCTCGGCTTCGTTGTGCGGATCCGATACATGCTCGGTGCCAATCACGCTGCTCAGCACGGTGAAGCGGTAGGTCTCCCCCGCGCGCAGCTCCTTCGTGAAATGCACCCGATGCATGTCATGATCCCAGTCCTCATGTACGAGGTGCGGACGCTGCTCTTCGCTGAACAGAAAGGTCGATGCCGCAGCAACCGTGTGCCGTCCCGTCGGACTCTGCGCCACGGAGGTCATAATCGGGATGTTCACGTGCGGACGGTCCACCTCCTGATAAAACTGACGCACATCGCGCAGGTGCGCGGGGGCTTCGATCCGGCTTGCGGCCCGCATCGTTATGTTCTGTAGCGCGGTAACTTCCAGCTCAATCATGGAGGTAAACGGCAGATTGCGCAGCGCACGAATGGTGTAGCGTACGCTCGCTTTGTTGCCGACATCGAAGGTGGTTTCCGCGAAGGCCCGCCGCATATCCAGCCGCTGCCGCATGTTGGAAACTTCCCGGGCTGTGATGAACTGCTCATCAATATTGAGCTCCATGCCCGCGAAGTTGAAGACACGCAGAATGTTGGACGTCCGGCCCCGCCCGTAGTGATCATAGATGCCGTTGAGCACGGTATCGCTCACGCGCAGCGGTTCGTGTGAAGTCACCAGCCCGACCATGCCGTTGGCCACGGTGATGCCGTAATAGTTGGCGGGATCAATCTGACTCGCGCGGATTTCCCAACCGGTTTCCTGAGCACGGAGTTGTTCCGCCGCAAAGAAGCTGCACAGCAGCATAAGCCCGAGTACGGGCAGTAATCGTTTATTCATAAGTCTTAGGTCAGTCTAAATCAAATGTGCGGTTGATACTGACCTTAAGGGCAACCTGAGCCTGCAACACACAAGCCATGTGCTGGTTCTTAAGCCCGTTTACCGGATACCGGTCATCCCTTCCGGTCAGCTATTTCATACCGGAAACGGATTCCCATAATCCGTTTCACTTCAGAATATACAAAGGACGGCTAACTTTAAGGGAAATATTTGTTTGGGATTTAAGGCTCAGGCTTCATCCGTCACAAAGCGGCGCAGCCAGAGCAGGAGTGCAAATAAGGAGGAAGCAATCAGGGTGGAGACCAACAGAAACTGAATCCGCTCGGGCGTCATGGGCACGACCCAGAGCGTGGAGCCGAGGTCAACGCCGATGAGCAACAGCAAGAGCCAGATCAGGTGATCACGTTTGATTTTGCTGCACACCCAAGCCCCGAAAGGCGCGCCGAAAATCACGACCGGCACGCAGCTCATCCAGTATTGCCACACCACGGGATTGATTTCACTTTTGACCGCGCCGAACCATAAAAAGCCGAATACGGAGAGCAGCCCCATCATCACGACCGTTGTGGGCGTGCTGATTTTTTCATTTACGCCGAAAAGCAGCGTAAGCAGAATGAAGGTCATCATGTCAATGCCCACGCCGATAACCGAGGAAATCATCCCGCCCAGAAATCCGGTGAGCGTAAACAGGGTGAGCTGTACGCTGCGCCGCAGCCGGATGTGTTCACTGGGCGCGTTGTTGACGATCCAGCGGTTGTAAATCAGGAAGAAGCCAAACACCCCCGCCACGAGGGAGAAAAAGAGTTTGGGGTACGGATTGGGCAGTGCGAGAAACGTATCACCAACGATCAGACCGAACACCCCGCCGGCAAGCCCGAACCCGATCACGTGCCAGAGCACCGGAATCTTCCGGAGGTAAATCACAAGCCCGGCCATCGTCATGCCGAAGGACTGAATCATGAACGCAAAAACCTTCGCATCGTGCGGCGCCACTCCGAAGGCCTTCGTAAACACCGGAAACGCAACCGCCCCGCCCCCTTCCGCCGTCGCACCCGCGATGAAAGAACCGAACACCATCGTAAGGGTCAGCGGCCAGGTTTCCGCAAACATCCCCCACCAGTCGAGCCGCAGCATGGCGAGCACCCAAAGCACAAGCACAAGACCGGCAGCGGCCCAGTACACAGGCATTCGCAAGCTTTGGGAAGAGGCAGGTTGAGCTGTATCCATGCAGTTCGGCGGGGTTTATGTTTTTGAAGTTGTTTTATTTGGTTGGGCCATGCGACTGATCAAAAGTACTTCACAAAATACAGTTGGCCACAATCAGTCCCGAAGTAATCCCAAATAGTACGATTATGTTCCCCTGCGAGCAAATGTAGTACAACAAAACACATTTAAGCGGGTCATGCCGGTAACCGCGAAACGCACGACTACTTTCTGATTTCAACCCAGGCTGGGACACACTTACAAACTAATTTCCTGCATTTTCATGTGGTATTTTACTTATATCGGTTTGAGGGCGGGGGTGCAGCCATTTTTTTCTTCCACGGGCGCTTTGTCAGTACCGGATTCATGGGCAGCGTTTTGGTGAGATCGCTCGGGTAGCTAATTAGTCGGGAAACCAAATAATAAGCTTGCGCTTTACTAAATGCCCGAATAACGGTATCATTTACCATACGAAACTGATCTGAAAGCTATAGACCCAACAACATGGCTACTGTAATAAAAAAAGGCACATCAAAATCTGAGATCGTCAAAAGTATTCGTAAAGCAACAGGGAACCGCCCTAATAAAGCGCTTATGAAGCTTGCCGGAACCTTAAAAGCGGATATTGATCCCATGGTGTACCAAAAGAAACTCCGCGATGCATGGAAATAAGCTTCTTGTCGATACCAATATTGTGCTTTAGTTCCTTAAGGGAAACCTTGAAATAAATCAGTTTTTCACCCGGTTTCAGGTATTACCATGTCGTTTTTACCGGACTTGAGCTGTAGTCTTGCTTCGAGTAGCTAAACGGCAACAACAAAAACCCAAACAGCGACGCACAGTCATTCTGCCCACATTGTCATACTGAGAAAAAAAGCAAGGACCCTTGAGACCGTTTTGGGATGCGGGAACCAAGACCGCAGACCTTGATGCTCTCGGGATTTTCCCTAAAAAAAAATAAAAAAATCCGACGGGCAGGGACGCGGGTTTCAGGCCCGGGTGGTGGTGGCCTGATGCTGTTCGAGCTGCCGGCCTGCCGCGAAAAGGAGGTCTTCGCGGAAGTGCGGGGCCATGAGCTGTACGCCGACCGGGAGGCCATCAGCGGGATGCGTGCCTGCGGGCAGGCTCAGGGCGGGGATGCCGGCGAGGTTCGCGGAAATGGTGTAGATGTCGCTGAGGTACATTTGCAGCGGATCATCCGTTTTTTCGCCAATGCCGAAGGCTGTAGTGGGTGAGGTGGGCGAGAGAATGACATCGCAATGTTCAAAGGCGGACAGGAAATCCTGTTGGATGAGGCGGCGGATGCGCTGTGCTTTGCCGTAGTAGGCGTCGTAGTAGCCGGCGCTGAGCACGTAGGTGCCGAGCATGATGCGGCGCTTGACTTCAGGGCCGAAGCCTTCGGTGCGGCTTTGTTTGTAAAGGCGGATGAGGGCGCTCTCGACCGATGCGGGATCCTGACCGGCTTTTTGGAGCATTTTCTTCTCGTTGGCGAGGGCTTCCATCATTTGGGCGCGGTCGGTGCGGTGTCCGTAGCGGATGCCATCGTAGCGGGCGAGGTTGCTCGAGGCTTCTGCCGTGGCGAGAATGTAGTAGGTGGCAACGGCGTAGGGCGTGTGCGGCAGGCTGAGCGGCACGGGTACCGCACCGGCAGCTTTGAGGGCTTCGACCTGCTGCATTACCAGGGCTTTGACTTCGGGATCGAGGCCGTCGCCGAAGTATTCGACGGGGAGGCCGACGCGCAGGCCCTGTGGCAGGGTCTCGCTTTCGGCAAGGTAGTCGGGCACGGGCTTGCGGGAAGAGGTCGCGTCGCTGTGGTCGTGGCCCGCGAGGACGCTCAGTAAGAGCGCGGCGTCTTCGACGGAATGCGTGAGCGGGCCGATGCAGTCGAAAGAAGAGGCGTAGGCGATGAGTCCGTGCCGTGAGATGCGACCGTAGGTGGGTTTGAGGCCGACGACGCCGCAGAGGGAAGCCGGCTGACGCACTGAGCCGCCGGTATCGGAGCCGAGCGTGGCATGGCACATGCCGGCAGCTACGGCAGCGGCGCTTCCGCCTGAGGAGCCGCCGGGGACTTTCGTTTTATCGGCGGGGTTTCGCGTGATGCCAAAAGCCGAGTTTTCGGTGGAAGAGCCCATTGCGAACTCATCCATGTTGAGGCGGCCAATCAGGATGGCGCCTTCATCCCGTAGGCGCTGCACAGCGGTGGCGTCATATACGCTTTCGAAACCGGCGAGCATTTTGGAGCCTGCCGTACATACGCGTCCGCGCTCTACGATGGCTTCCTTGATGCCAATAACCGCGCCGGCAAGGCGACCGGCTTTACGATCCCAAAACTGCTGATCCGTTTCACGGGCCTGTTGCATAGCCTGTGTGCCGGCAATGGTAGTGAAGGCGTTGAGTTCAGGATTATCCCGTTCGATGGTTTCGAGAAAATGACCTGTTATCTGCTCAGCTGTGAGGGCGCCTTCTGCTATGAGACGCTGTGTTTCCCGGATACCAGTTGGCTGCAAAATAGGGGTAGGTAGGTTTCACCGCTGACTACGGTTCAGGGCGGGGTGTTCACCATCCCTGAAAAGTAGCCGCTTAATTTCCGTTTGAGGTTTTTTCTTTCTGATCTGAGCTGTTGCTGCGGCTGTCGCTTTCGCGCGCGCCCTGCTCGATTTCACTCTTGATTTCGTTGGAAGCTTTGCGAAATTCGTTAATGCCCTGCCCCAAACCGCGTGCAAGCTCGGGAATTTTTTTTGCGCCGAACAGCAACAAAATAACCATGACGATAACGGCAATTTCAAGTCCGCCAAATGAACCCATGTGGTGTCTCCAAAAATATGTAATGATGATTTCAAGGCGTGAATCGCCTTAGCATTAAATATACAAACAATTGGCGTTTGATAACATTCAGAATTGACGCCAACTTTGCCCGCTTCCTGCAGCGCCTGTTGTGATTACGGAAGTGCAAAAGCGGCGCTTCCGAAGCGTTAAGGCCTGTTTTACGGGGCTGAATTATTCCATTGAAATTGCCAAAAATGCTTTATATTCGTGCCCGTTCCCTGTAACAGTTTAAGCCGAATCCGTTTAAAGCTGCGGCGAAATAACCGCATTCAATCGGGTAACCCTGCTGTTTACAGTTAGCGGCTTTTTAGGTTTCTTAACGGTAAGCGCAGACCCGCTTTGCAGTGTTGTGGTAGCTTGATTTTATTTGCTCAATACAGACTTATACACGTACTCAGAACATTTTATACCACTGATACTTAGCCTTTTAAAGCTGCGTTTCTGCGATGAACGCACGATATGTTTTTCCCCTTATTCTTATTCTTTTTCACTTAACCGCCAATATTGATACGCTATGATCTGGACAGTTGAATTAGCTGCGACGCTTGAAGAAGCTCCCTGGCCCGCGACCCGCGAAGAGCTCATTGAATGGGCCGAGCGCAACGGTTGTCCGCAGCAAGTTATCGACAATCTCTACGAACTCGATGAGGAAGACGACTCACCCTATGAAAATATTGAGGAAATCTGGCCCGACTACATCATGAAGGAGGATTTCTTTCATGGTGAAGACGACGACGGCTTTGATTACGACGATGTTTAATGCCCCGCAGCCGTTACCGAAAACGGTCATACGGCACAGGTAAAGAAATCCTGCATGAACGGCTGTTCGGTAACGTGCAGCCGTTTTTGTTTTTAAGATACCGGATGGATGACAAGACAGCATTGGCGCCATCCGCAGGAGCCATCACCAACGCAAACTTGTAAGGCTGCAAAGCGGAATTTCCCGTAATCGTGCTTCAGAACGCGGATTAATTTGGGTTTCATCCAATAACTGCGAAATTTATCGCAGCGGCTGCGTTGCAGATAGTCATCATGCTTTTACCGGGCGCTCTTTCCGCTGTTTTATTTAGACTTTTACTTTGCTCATTCGCCTATTTCCTGACACATATTACAGGGCAGATTACCGTATATTTAAGCTTCCACGATTTTACAGCATAATTTCTCCGCTTTTGATCACCGCCCGCTTTTCGCACATATTTGCTTGTAAGGCCTTTACGGCGGGGCTGTTGTTTGTATACCTTCTTTTGTTAACCGGTGCAGCCCCCGCTTCAGGCTCCGATAATCAGGAGAGCAGTGATGAACCGGAGGGACTGATTCGATCGGTCAGATTCAGCGGAAACGACGCGATCAGCAACGGGGTACTCCAAACGGTTGTGCGTACCCGTACGAATCGGGAGATATTCAGTATTCCGGGCGCAACCCTGTGGCTTGGTCTTAACCGGATCAGCTCAAGGTTAGGTGAGGCGCCGCGCATGATTAATACCGCAACGATTGCGCAGGATGTAGAGCGACTCCGGATTTTCTACAACAACAACGGCTACCTTGAAGCTACGATTGAATCGGAAGTGCGGGAGCTGCGGCGGAACCGATGGCAGGTCATTTTCCGAATTGACGAAGGGGAGCCATCCGTAATGCAGACGGTCAGCTTCTCAGGTCTGCCTGCGTTTGAAGACCCGCGTGTGATGGAGCGCTTTCTTGCAAGGAGTCAGCTCATTCGCGAAAACGAAGCTGTGAATGACACAACCTTTGTCTCAAACCGCATTTATTCGGTTGATCTCATCAGCAATGAGCGAAACCGCATTCTCACCATTTTGCATAACAACGGCTATGCTTCGGCAAGCCGGGATTCGATTGTTGTACAGGTGAAGCGCGACCGGGAAAACCCGCAACAGCTTGATCTGGCATTCCGGGTTCAGCCGGGCAAGGTTTACTATTTCGGGGATGTGCGCATTAACCTTTCTGCCCCGCAGTCAACAGAAGGCAATTTTGAATCTGACACGCTGAGCGGTCCGCCGGTTACGCTTGAGCCCTGGCAGATGATTATTAACGTCGAACCGGACGCCCGCACACGCAGCCGTCTGCTTGAACAGCGGGTTCTGTTCACCCCCGGCGAGCGCTTCAACAATCAGCTCTACCTGTCGACAGTCAATCAGTTTCAGACGCTTGGCATGCTTAGTCTGCGGCAGTTCAGCCTGAGTGAAGGGGGCGGATTGCCGGATTTCAGCGATGAGAACGTACCTGTTTTTTTTGATCTCGAAACCCTTCCCCGCCATCAGATTCGCGCCGATTTCTTTGGGATGCAGCGTATCGGGCTGGGTTTGGGTGCCGGACTTCAGTACAGCAACAACAATATTTTCGGCTCGGCTGAGCGGTTCGAGCTGGGTCTGAATACAAGCTATGAGTTTATTGAGGGCAATCAGGAAAACCCGCGCAGCATAGAAACCTTTGTGAACTACAGCTTCCCCCGTTTTGCCTTTCCCTTTGCCGGCTTCAACAATGATCCGCGTTTTCTGAATCCGCGTACCCGGTTTCAGCTCAGCTACGGACAAATCCGGCAGATCAATTTTACGGTTGATGACAACGTGCGCTTCAGCACGCGCTTTCAGGCGAATCACGACCAAACGACGACAAGCTTTTTCGATCTGATCGAACTCGAATGGTTCGATGCCAACATCACCCCTGCATTCCGGGAAGTGCTGGAAGAAACGACAACCGATCCGCTGTTTTTGCAGCTGATTCTGGAAGACTACCGGCCACAGATCAATTCTCTCACCCGCTACACTTTTCGGAACGCTGCTACGCACCCCATCAGGCGGGACCGTGGGTTTTTCCTGGAAACCAGTTTTGAGCTGGGCGGGAACCTGCCCCGGCTGATTGAAGAGACCCTGTTTACGCGGCCTGACTCCCTGCGCGGCACTTTCCCATCTCTGAGCGGCAGCGGGCGCGATCTCAGCTACAGTCAGTTTGTGAAAGGCTCCTTAGATTTCCGCCGGTATTACAGCTTGGGCAACAACTCGGTATTTGCCTGGCGCGGGTTTGTGGGTCTGGCTTATCCCTACGGCCTGAGCCGCACCATACCGCTGAACCGTCGTTTTTTTGCCGGAGGGTCAAATGATATCCGCGGATGGAACCCGCTCACGTTGGGACCCGGCACCAACGACCGCACCGTGAACCCCATCAACGGGGGCGATATTAAACTGGCGGGCTTTCTTGAATTTCGGAACACCTTTTCGCGAAACTTTCTCAACACCAACTGGATTTTCGCGGCTTTTACCGATTTCGGAAATGTGTGGACGGGTCCACGGAATGAGCTGGATGAAGGCAAATTCAGCATGAATTCATTTTGGCGCGAAATTGCCGTAGGTTCCGGCATTGGCCTGCGGCTTGACTGGGAGTTTGTGGTTTTCCGGATTGATTTTGCCTACCGCGTAACCGACCTTGGCAACGAACCCGGCACATCTGTGCTGGACCGCCGCAATATCCATTTCGGTATTGGTCACTCTTTTTAAATTTATTTCGGACATTTTCCCGAAGCGTACCCTTCACCTGATCCGCTATGCTTAAAAAAACCGGCTTTCTCAAAACCCTGCGCAATCAGACCAACATCGTCTTCAATTCAGCTTTTCTCAAAAACCTGACGCACACCGAGACCTACGAGTTCCTGCAACTGTGTCACCGGCGGATTTATCAGGATCAGGAGATGATTTATCACATCAAGGATCCGGGCAACGGGTTTTACATTATTGAGAGCGGTTCGGTAGAGCTTTTCGTGCAGAACGAAAAAGGCACGCAAATCGGCAGCTCTTTCCGCCTGAGTAGTCCGGATACTTTTGGTAACCTGAGCCTGTCGCACAGCATGCGCCGGATGAGTTCGGCCCGTGCCGTTGATGAGACCATTGTGCTCGGGTTTTTCAAACCTGATTTTGAAGCCCTGGAGAAACGGCACCCGCAGATTGCCATCAAACTGCTTTCGGAGATCAACCGGGTTCTCGCGCAACAGCTCGAATCAACCATGCTGGAGCTGGCAAATCATATCGGGGAGTTTCAGTCGATGTATTTTCAGGCGGAAACCTTTTACGCCCAAAACAGCGATTCGCCGGTCATCTGAGCCCTATCCTGTACTTCAGCCGTTTCTTCCACTTTTTTCTCTTCCCACTCCTAAACCTGTTTCATGGCTGTCAAAAAAGGACATACTGCCGAACTGACGATTGAATCCGCCGCTTATGAAGGCAAAGGATTCGGCCGGCTTGAAGACCGCGCCTGTTTCGTGAAAAATACCGCACCCGGCGACCGTGTGAAGGTCCGTATCATCAAAAAAAGGAAAGCCTTTTTTGAAGGGCAGCTTTTAGAAGTGCTGGAAGAAGGGCCGGATCGGGTGACGCCCGTTTGCAGGCACGCGTCCGTTTGCGGGGGCTGCACCTGGCAGCATGTGACCTATGCCGAACAGCTTCGGTTCAAGCGTCAGCACGTGGAAGATCACCTGCAACGCATTGGCGGACTTCGGGATATTACGCCACTGCCCGTGCTACAGGCCCCGCATGAGCTGTACTACCGGAACAAAATGGAATACAGCTTCGGCGACCGGCGGTGGCTTACCCGCGAAGAAATCGACAGCGGCGTCACCTTTACCGATAAGGATGTGGCAGCCGGAATGCACGCCCCCGGACGCTTCGACCGGATTCTGAACCTGGATGAATGCCATCTGCAGATTCCCGTTTCTTATGAAATCATGAACTTTGTGCGACATTACGCGCTTCAGCACGATATCCCTTCCTTCAATCCCATCAAAAAACAGGGTTTTATTCGTCACGTCATGGTGCGTACCGGTCATCACACCGGCGACCTGATGGTTAACCTTGTGACTTTTGCCGACCGTGACGACCTTGTTCAGCCGCTTGCCGATGCCCTGCTTGAGCGCTTTCCGGAGATTACAACCATCGTCAATAATGTAAACGATACGCCATCGCCCAGCTCGGAAGGTCGGTTCGAAAAAATCCTGTACGGTCCGGGCTATATCACCGAAAAACTGGGTCGAAACGCTTTCCGGATTGACGCCAATACTTTTTTCCAGACCAACACCCTGCAGGCTGAGCGGCTGTATGAAACAGCGCGTCACTTTGCTGATTTGCGCCCGAACGATCTCCTTTTCGATCTCTACTGCGGGGTAGGCTCACTCACCCTGTACACAGCGGATGCGGTGCGGCAGGCCGTGGGCATTGAACTGAACCCGGTATCGGTAGAGAACGCTTTCAGGAATGCCGCGGCCAACGGGGTAACCAACTGCGCCTTCGAAACGGGGGATATGAAAGATGTTTTCACCCAAAAATTTGTGCAAAAATACGGCAAACCCGATGTCATCATCACCGATCCGCCCCGTGCCGGCATGCACCCGGATGTGGTGAAAACCCTGTGTACGCTCGCCGCCGACCGGCTTGTGTACGTGAGCTGTAATAGCGCAACCATGGCCCGGGACTTAGCGGAGCTGAGTGCGGTTTACCGTATTGATGCGGTGCAGCCCGTCGATATGTTTCCGCAAACCTATCATATTGAAACCGTGGCCAAACTTACGCGCCGCAGCTGACAAATCCGCGCAAATGCTTAATGACGGAAATCATGTATCTTGCTTCATGGTTTAATACGGATAGATTTTATGCCTTGCTTCGGGCAATCATCAATACACTGAGAATTCACAATCAGCTATGAAAAAACAAATTGGCGTTATAGGTGCCGGAATCGGGGGTCTGAGCACGGCTGCGCGGCTTGCGGCACAAGGGCACGGCGTAAAATTATGGGAACGCACCGGCAGCTGCGGGGGCAAGATGAATCAGATCGCCAAGAACGGCTACCGTTTCGACACCGGGCCGAGCCTGCTCACCATGCTCTTCGTCATCGAAAAGCTATTCCGCGACTGCGGTCGGGACGTTCGCGATTACCTGAGCTTTGAACCCATTGATCCGCTATGCCGCTACGCCTGGAATGACGGCACCGTATTCGATTGCTCCGCCGATCTGCAGAAAACGCTGAGCCAACTCACCGAAATCGCGCCGGAAGACATCGAAGAATATGTAAAATTTCTGGGCTACTCAGCGGACCTGTACCAAAAGACAGCGGACACCTTCATCATGAATCCGCTGCAAACCATTAAGGATCTGAAGAATCTCAAGAAATCGGATGTCTTCAAGATTGACGCCTTTCCGACCGTGAGCACAAGGGTTGACCGCTGCTTCAAATCACACTATCTCCGGCAGGTATTCAAGCGTTTTGCGACATACAACGGATCTTCACCCTATCTTGCGCCCGCGACCATTAACGTGATTGCCTTTGTGGAACTCTGTCTCGGCGCTTATTACGTAAAGGGCGGCCTCTACAAAATCGCCGAAGCGCTCGAAAAGCTCTGCCTTGAGCTCGGCGTGGAAATCAGCTACAATGCGGACATCGCCCGTATCATCACCCAAAACAAAAGCGTGACCGGCATTGCGCTTGCTGACGGCAGCACGGAACAGCTCGACGCCGTTTTTTCAAATTCTGACGCGACCTTTACCTACAACAACCTGATCGAAGATGGCACCCTCAAGCCGAAAGTCAAAAAACGGATTACCGGCATTGAGCCCTCCTGCTCAGGCTTTGTGCTGCTGCTCGGCGTAAAGAAAACCTACCCACAGCTCAGGCACCACAATATTTTCTTCAGCCGCGACTACGAGAAAGAATTTGCGGAGATCTTCCATCGCAAGGTGCTCCCGGAAGATCCAACCATATATGTCGCCAACACTTCTTTCAGTGACCCGGATCATGCACCGGAAGGCAGTTCAAACCTCTTCATCCTCATCAATGCGCCCTACCTGACCGAAAAAGTCAGGTGGGATGATGAACGGATTCAGGATTACGGAGACCTTATCATCAGCAAGCTCG
This genomic stretch from Cyclonatronum proteinivorum harbors:
- a CDS encoding BamA/TamA family outer membrane protein translates to MFVYLLLLTGAAPASGSDNQESSDEPEGLIRSVRFSGNDAISNGVLQTVVRTRTNREIFSIPGATLWLGLNRISSRLGEAPRMINTATIAQDVERLRIFYNNNGYLEATIESEVRELRRNRWQVIFRIDEGEPSVMQTVSFSGLPAFEDPRVMERFLARSQLIRENEAVNDTTFVSNRIYSVDLISNERNRILTILHNNGYASASRDSIVVQVKRDRENPQQLDLAFRVQPGKVYYFGDVRINLSAPQSTEGNFESDTLSGPPVTLEPWQMIINVEPDARTRSRLLEQRVLFTPGERFNNQLYLSTVNQFQTLGMLSLRQFSLSEGGGLPDFSDENVPVFFDLETLPRHQIRADFFGMQRIGLGLGAGLQYSNNNIFGSAERFELGLNTSYEFIEGNQENPRSIETFVNYSFPRFAFPFAGFNNDPRFLNPRTRFQLSYGQIRQINFTVDDNVRFSTRFQANHDQTTTSFFDLIELEWFDANITPAFREVLEETTTDPLFLQLILEDYRPQINSLTRYTFRNAATHPIRRDRGFFLETSFELGGNLPRLIEETLFTRPDSLRGTFPSLSGSGRDLSYSQFVKGSLDFRRYYSLGNNSVFAWRGFVGLAYPYGLSRTIPLNRRFFAGGSNDIRGWNPLTLGPGTNDRTVNPINGGDIKLAGFLEFRNTFSRNFLNTNWIFAAFTDFGNVWTGPRNELDEGKFSMNSFWREIAVGSGIGLRLDWEFVVFRIDFAYRVTDLGNEPGTSVLDRRNIHFGIGHSF
- a CDS encoding Crp/Fnr family transcriptional regulator; translated protein: MLKKTGFLKTLRNQTNIVFNSAFLKNLTHTETYEFLQLCHRRIYQDQEMIYHIKDPGNGFYIIESGSVELFVQNEKGTQIGSSFRLSSPDTFGNLSLSHSMRRMSSARAVDETIVLGFFKPDFEALEKRHPQIAIKLLSEINRVLAQQLESTMLELANHIGEFQSMYFQAETFYAQNSDSPVI
- the rlmD gene encoding 23S rRNA (uracil(1939)-C(5))-methyltransferase RlmD, which produces MAVKKGHTAELTIESAAYEGKGFGRLEDRACFVKNTAPGDRVKVRIIKKRKAFFEGQLLEVLEEGPDRVTPVCRHASVCGGCTWQHVTYAEQLRFKRQHVEDHLQRIGGLRDITPLPVLQAPHELYYRNKMEYSFGDRRWLTREEIDSGVTFTDKDVAAGMHAPGRFDRILNLDECHLQIPVSYEIMNFVRHYALQHDIPSFNPIKKQGFIRHVMVRTGHHTGDLMVNLVTFADRDDLVQPLADALLERFPEITTIVNNVNDTPSPSSEGRFEKILYGPGYITEKLGRNAFRIDANTFFQTNTLQAERLYETARHFADLRPNDLLFDLYCGVGSLTLYTADAVRQAVGIELNPVSVENAFRNAAANGVTNCAFETGDMKDVFTQKFVQKYGKPDVIITDPPRAGMHPDVVKTLCTLAADRLVYVSCNSATMARDLAELSAVYRIDAVQPVDMFPQTYHIETVAKLTRRS
- a CDS encoding phytoene desaturase family protein, whose translation is MKKQIGVIGAGIGGLSTAARLAAQGHGVKLWERTGSCGGKMNQIAKNGYRFDTGPSLLTMLFVIEKLFRDCGRDVRDYLSFEPIDPLCRYAWNDGTVFDCSADLQKTLSQLTEIAPEDIEEYVKFLGYSADLYQKTADTFIMNPLQTIKDLKNLKKSDVFKIDAFPTVSTRVDRCFKSHYLRQVFKRFATYNGSSPYLAPATINVIAFVELCLGAYYVKGGLYKIAEALEKLCLELGVEISYNADIARIITQNKSVTGIALADGSTEQLDAVFSNSDATFTYNNLIEDGTLKPKVKKRITGIEPSCSGFVLLLGVKKTYPQLRHHNIFFSRDYEKEFAEIFHRKVLPEDPTIYVANTSFSDPDHAPEGSSNLFILINAPYLTEKVRWDDERIQDYGDLIISKLENFGLEGLKDAIEVREHISPQAFYDLYRSNRGSIYGTSSNHQFSAFMRPRNKSPYVDGLYLVGGSTHPGGGIPLAMLSADHAVTIFNRNQ